The Acidimicrobiales bacterium genome contains a region encoding:
- a CDS encoding EAL domain-containing protein: MGPRTDATAEQDCYRALFDKAAVGLCYAAPGGRLLAVNQALANMLGFESPEDLIARGPLADRLFDAADLDDLRRRLREHREVSGFDVPMRRQDGRIIWVSITINTVGRDQVVTVIDVTDSRQHEEASRVNEARLRSVLANSSENYFILDRDGDVRRLSSAPESSLGYEPAGLSGRQAHLVHPDDRLSFARTVQKLFSGESEFEVARYRGRHKNGSWRYLEARATNMLRDPDVQGLVINVRDITDQHSAEEKLEYTELHDELTNLPNQRYLDRWIDEHGASEANSHVAILLVDVDRLSHTNNTFNRAAGDDILKFVANGLRQQVPEGAVLVRWAGDSFAVVVPGALGRGTVAGLAEDIVRACRHTRRIGTVDVFVSVSVGVAIGGKGRGSAKDLVRDADTALHQAKDRGRNRFQLFAGSMQHRLATRLKLEGELRRAVEAPAGITQFRLLFDPLVSLRERKTVGMEALVAWQHREHGLLRAAEFVPLAEETGLISSIGHWVLEEACQMAGRVNRDRQHDPLAMSVNLSGHELNHPDIVTWVIKEIARADIDPTRLWLEITETALVSSPSIRSTLWRLRDLGVRLVVDDFGTGYSSLTSIRELPVEVVKIDRSFVAGLGHRSKDETIINTVVDLARSLDMLTVAEGIETAQQADILTKLGCELGQGYFFGATGPEEASRGNGGQREPVGG, encoded by the coding sequence ATGGGCCCGAGAACCGACGCCACGGCGGAGCAGGATTGTTACCGCGCGCTGTTCGACAAGGCCGCGGTTGGGCTGTGTTATGCCGCCCCGGGCGGACGGCTGCTGGCGGTCAATCAAGCCCTGGCGAACATGCTCGGTTTCGAGTCGCCCGAGGACCTCATCGCCAGGGGCCCATTGGCCGACCGCCTGTTCGACGCCGCCGATCTGGATGATCTCCGGCGGCGACTTCGCGAGCACCGTGAGGTCAGCGGGTTCGACGTCCCCATGCGTCGCCAGGATGGGCGCATCATCTGGGTCTCCATCACCATCAACACCGTCGGTCGTGACCAGGTGGTCACCGTGATCGACGTGACCGACAGCCGTCAGCACGAGGAGGCGTCCCGGGTCAACGAGGCGAGGCTCCGGTCCGTATTGGCCAACTCCTCGGAGAACTACTTCATTCTCGACAGAGACGGTGACGTCCGGCGGCTCAGCTCTGCGCCGGAGAGCAGCCTGGGCTACGAGCCCGCCGGGCTGAGCGGCCGCCAGGCACACCTGGTTCACCCCGATGACCGCCTTTCCTTCGCCCGGACCGTGCAGAAGCTCTTCTCTGGTGAGTCCGAGTTCGAGGTCGCTCGATACCGCGGACGCCACAAGAACGGCTCGTGGCGGTACCTCGAGGCTCGGGCGACCAACATGTTGCGAGATCCGGACGTCCAGGGCTTGGTGATCAATGTCAGGGATATCACCGACCAGCACTCGGCCGAGGAGAAGCTCGAGTACACAGAGTTGCACGACGAGCTGACGAACCTCCCCAATCAGCGTTATCTCGACCGCTGGATCGACGAACATGGAGCCAGTGAGGCCAACTCGCACGTCGCCATTCTGTTGGTCGACGTCGACCGTCTGAGCCACACGAACAACACATTCAACCGGGCCGCTGGCGACGACATCCTCAAGTTCGTAGCTAACGGCCTTCGCCAGCAGGTGCCCGAAGGGGCAGTGCTCGTCCGTTGGGCGGGAGACAGCTTCGCCGTTGTCGTCCCCGGTGCCCTCGGACGGGGGACCGTCGCGGGCTTGGCCGAGGACATCGTGCGCGCCTGTCGACACACGCGCCGGATCGGGACGGTAGACGTCTTCGTCAGCGTGAGCGTCGGCGTGGCGATCGGTGGGAAGGGCCGCGGATCGGCGAAGGATCTGGTGCGTGACGCCGACACCGCCCTCCATCAGGCCAAGGACCGGGGGCGGAACCGCTTCCAGCTCTTTGCCGGCTCGATGCAGCATCGCCTGGCCACCCGCCTCAAGCTGGAGGGCGAGCTGCGGCGCGCCGTCGAGGCTCCCGCCGGGATCACGCAGTTCCGCCTGCTGTTCGATCCGCTCGTCTCACTTCGTGAGCGCAAGACGGTGGGAATGGAGGCCTTGGTCGCCTGGCAGCACCGCGAGCACGGGCTGCTGCGGGCGGCCGAGTTCGTCCCACTCGCCGAGGAGACGGGGCTGATCTCGTCGATCGGCCACTGGGTGCTGGAAGAGGCCTGCCAGATGGCGGGCCGCGTGAACCGTGATCGCCAGCACGACCCGCTCGCCATGTCGGTGAACCTGTCGGGCCACGAGCTCAACCACCCTGACATTGTCACCTGGGTGATCAAGGAGATCGCGAGAGCCGACATCGACCCCACGCGGCTGTGGCTGGAGATCACCGAGACGGCGCTGGTGTCTTCTCCCAGCATCAGGTCGACGCTCTGGCGGCTGAGAGATCTCGGCGTCCGCCTGGTCGTCGACGACTTCGGCACGGGCTACAGCTCGCTGACGTCGATCCGGGAGCTACCGGTCGAGGTCGTGAAGATCGACAGGTCCTTCGTCGCCGGCCTCGGTCATCGCTCGAAGGACGAGACGATCATCAACACCGTCGTCGACCTGGCCAGGTCCCTGGACATGCTCACGGTAGCCGAGGGGATCGAGACGGCCCAGCAGGCCGACATACTGACGAAGCTCGGGTGTGAGCTGGGCCAGGGCTACTTCTTCGGTGCCACTGGCCCAGAGGAAGCGTCTCGGGGCAACGGAGGGCAGCGGGAGCCGGTCGGCGGGTAG
- a CDS encoding glycosyltransferase produces the protein MQEVLIEPVQLDTAAVLLGEKRITQLAAQAERTNRVLAGRTVWNVNSTAQGGGVAEMLEVLLAYARGGGVDTRWLVIHGVPDFFAVTKRLHNWLHGVPGDGGDLGAAEHRIYEQNLADNEGDLTARVRPGDVVILHDPQTTGLIAAMKRAGAVVIWRCHVGADDRDNPFVVRAWEFLAPYLEDADAFIFSRATYPPAWLDGGRVHVIPPSIDPFSAKNQELAPGAVRSILARIGLLTESAAEVPPEFMHRDGLPGTVTGVADIVSEGGRLDPDAPVVAQISRWDRLKDMFGVMCGFADHVGGESGANLVLAGPEAKGVADDPEALAVYSECLEGWRRLRPDQRRRIRLVRLPMDDVEANAAMVNALQRHAAVVVQKSLVEGFGLTVAEAMWKARAVVASAVGGINDQIVDGESGRLLADPTDLVTFGAIVDSLLHDPGERQRLGRAARQRVLDQFMGDRHLIQYGHLLEELLVPAAPPAPSTVRPAGP, from the coding sequence GGAACGTCAACTCGACCGCCCAGGGCGGCGGCGTCGCCGAGATGCTCGAGGTGCTCCTCGCCTACGCCCGTGGGGGCGGCGTCGACACGCGGTGGCTGGTGATCCATGGCGTGCCCGATTTCTTCGCCGTCACCAAGCGTCTCCACAACTGGCTGCACGGCGTTCCCGGCGACGGCGGCGACCTGGGTGCTGCGGAGCACCGGATCTACGAGCAGAACCTCGCTGACAACGAAGGTGACCTGACCGCCCGCGTGCGCCCCGGCGACGTCGTCATCCTCCACGATCCGCAGACGACGGGGTTGATCGCAGCGATGAAGCGGGCCGGGGCCGTCGTGATCTGGCGCTGCCACGTGGGAGCGGACGACCGGGACAACCCGTTCGTCGTCCGCGCCTGGGAGTTCCTGGCGCCCTACCTCGAAGACGCCGACGCCTTCATCTTCTCGCGGGCCACGTATCCGCCGGCGTGGCTGGACGGAGGCCGCGTCCACGTCATCCCCCCGTCCATCGATCCCTTCTCGGCCAAGAACCAGGAGCTCGCGCCCGGCGCCGTGCGGTCGATCCTCGCCCGGATCGGACTGCTGACCGAGTCCGCGGCCGAGGTGCCGCCCGAGTTCATGCACCGGGACGGGTTGCCTGGCACCGTGACCGGCGTCGCCGACATCGTCTCGGAAGGAGGGCGGCTCGACCCCGACGCGCCCGTCGTCGCGCAGATCTCACGGTGGGATCGGCTGAAGGACATGTTCGGGGTGATGTGCGGCTTCGCCGACCATGTCGGCGGCGAGAGCGGGGCCAACCTGGTCCTTGCCGGCCCCGAGGCCAAGGGCGTCGCCGACGACCCGGAGGCCCTTGCGGTCTACAGCGAATGCCTCGAGGGCTGGCGCCGGCTTCGCCCCGACCAGCGTCGGCGGATCCGCCTGGTTCGGCTCCCCATGGATGACGTGGAGGCCAACGCCGCCATGGTGAACGCCCTCCAGCGCCACGCCGCAGTCGTGGTCCAGAAGAGCCTCGTCGAGGGCTTCGGTCTGACGGTCGCCGAGGCCATGTGGAAGGCGCGGGCCGTCGTGGCCAGCGCCGTGGGCGGTATCAACGACCAGATCGTCGACGGTGAGAGCGGTCGCCTCCTCGCCGACCCGACCGATCTGGTCACCTTCGGCGCCATCGTCGACAGCCTGCTGCACGACCCGGGCGAGCGGCAGCGGCTGGGCCGTGCGGCGCGCCAGCGAGTCCTCGATCAGTTCATGGGCGACCGTCATCTGATCCAGTACGGCCATCTGCTCGAGGAGCTCCTGGTGCCCGCTGCCCCCCCGGCGCCCTCGACCGTCAGGCCCGCAGGTCCTTGA
- the treZ gene encoding malto-oligosyltrehalose trehalohydrolase, translating to MTADTVQRFRVWAPDAGKVEILVGRRVVPLTRDEGGWWAAEVEEAGPETDYLLSVDGGDGLPDPRSAWQPDGVHGPSRVVDHSRFRWNDQGWRGIELSSSVLYELHVGTFSDAGTFDGAIAHLDHLTDLGVTAVELLPVAEFSGRRGWGYDGVDLYAPHHAYGGPDGLKRLVDACHRRGLGVILDVVFNHLGPEGNYLESFGPYLTERHATPWGPAVNLDDARSAPVMDFFVDNALMWLRDYHLDGLRLDAVQELVDGAAMSFLRELSRRVDAQAGELGRSVVLVAESDQNDPRLVQPRSAGGAGLDGWWSDEFHHALHAVLTGERNGYYADFGSLDALAKAIRQSYVNDGTWSVYRRRAHGRPLPPGLSGHRFVVYLQSHDQVGNRPAGERTGALMSARLLKVGAAILLTAPFVPMLFQGEEWGASTPFQYFSDHGDPSLGRLVAEGRLRDLSHLEWPIESMPDPQDPQTFERSKLDWTEPQRLPHRQLLDWHRRLIRLRRDVPELVDGRLDRVRVTVEQERCLVVRRGPIITACNLGEKAILLDADGSLLLGSEEDVSLGGGRLHLPPSTVAILGAGPDDTSGPGGPTPG from the coding sequence ATGACTGCCGACACCGTGCAGCGATTTCGCGTCTGGGCCCCTGATGCCGGGAAGGTCGAGATCCTCGTGGGCAGGCGGGTGGTGCCGCTGACCCGTGACGAGGGCGGGTGGTGGGCGGCGGAGGTCGAGGAGGCAGGGCCGGAGACCGACTACCTGCTGTCGGTCGATGGGGGCGATGGACTTCCTGATCCGCGATCGGCATGGCAGCCCGACGGTGTTCACGGACCGTCGCGGGTCGTCGACCACTCGCGCTTCCGGTGGAACGACCAGGGCTGGCGCGGCATCGAGCTGTCGTCTTCGGTGCTCTACGAGCTGCACGTCGGGACCTTCTCCGACGCCGGCACGTTCGACGGAGCGATCGCCCATCTCGACCACCTGACCGATCTCGGCGTGACAGCCGTGGAGTTGCTCCCGGTGGCCGAGTTCTCGGGCCGACGGGGATGGGGCTACGACGGTGTGGACCTCTACGCGCCGCATCACGCCTACGGCGGGCCTGACGGGCTCAAGCGCCTGGTCGACGCCTGCCACCGGCGCGGCCTTGGTGTCATTCTCGACGTGGTCTTCAACCACCTCGGTCCCGAGGGAAACTACCTGGAGAGCTTCGGTCCCTACCTGACCGAGCGCCACGCGACGCCCTGGGGACCAGCGGTCAACCTGGATGACGCGCGGAGCGCCCCGGTCATGGACTTCTTCGTGGACAACGCCCTCATGTGGTTGCGCGACTACCACCTCGATGGCTTGCGCCTCGACGCGGTCCAGGAGCTGGTCGACGGGGCGGCGATGTCGTTTCTCCGGGAGCTCAGCCGCCGCGTCGATGCGCAAGCCGGCGAGCTCGGCCGGTCCGTGGTCCTGGTGGCCGAGAGCGACCAGAACGACCCTCGCCTCGTGCAGCCACGGTCGGCCGGGGGTGCGGGCCTCGACGGATGGTGGAGCGACGAGTTTCACCATGCGCTGCACGCCGTCCTCACGGGCGAACGCAACGGCTACTACGCCGACTTCGGCTCACTCGATGCGCTCGCCAAGGCGATCCGACAGTCCTACGTCAACGACGGCACCTGGTCCGTCTATCGCCGCCGGGCGCACGGCCGGCCCCTGCCGCCCGGGCTCTCGGGCCATCGCTTCGTCGTGTACCTGCAGAGCCACGATCAGGTGGGCAACCGACCCGCCGGTGAGCGCACCGGCGCGCTGATGAGCGCCCGACTGCTGAAGGTGGGTGCCGCCATCCTGCTCACGGCGCCGTTCGTTCCCATGCTCTTCCAAGGCGAGGAATGGGGGGCGTCAACACCCTTCCAGTATTTCAGCGACCACGGTGACCCGAGTCTCGGGCGCCTCGTCGCCGAGGGGCGGCTCCGGGACCTGTCCCACCTCGAGTGGCCGATCGAGTCGATGCCCGATCCCCAGGACCCCCAGACCTTCGAACGCTCCAAGCTCGACTGGACCGAGCCCCAGCGGCTCCCGCACCGCCAGCTCCTCGACTGGCACCGCCGCCTGATCCGCCTGCGTCGGGACGTGCCCGAGCTGGTCGACGGGCGCCTGGATAGGGTCAGGGTCACCGTCGAGCAGGAGCGATGCCTCGTCGTGCGGCGGGGGCCGATCATCACCGCGTGCAACCTGGGCGAGAAGGCGATCCTGCTCGACGCCGATGGTTCGCTGTTGCTGGGCTCGGAGGAGGACGTCTCGCTCGGAGGCGGACGGCTCCACCTCCCGCCGTCGACCGTCGCCATCCTCGGCGCCGGCCCCGACGACACCTCCGGCCCGGGAGGCCCGACCCCCGGGTAG
- a CDS encoding adenylate kinase, with protein sequence MIRLLLLAPPGGGKGTQGRLLAAEHGVPHVSTGDLLRDDVARSTPLGRRVRPYLERGDLIPDGLVLRLVQERLTKPVVLEGFVLDGFPRTLDQALAAYAWATEHGLTFSAVVHLAVPDAELERRVLERGRRTGRSDDTIDTVRHRLAQYRTTTEPLLEFYRERQILVDVDGNGPIPEVAQRIRTALEARGLAPAKNS encoded by the coding sequence ATGATCCGGCTCCTCCTCCTCGCCCCGCCCGGCGGCGGGAAGGGCACCCAGGGCCGCCTGCTGGCGGCGGAGCACGGCGTTCCCCACGTCTCGACCGGTGATCTCCTGCGGGACGACGTTGCCCGCTCCACGCCGCTGGGGAGGCGCGTCCGGCCCTATCTCGAGCGGGGGGACCTCATCCCGGATGGCCTTGTGCTGCGCCTCGTGCAGGAGCGATTGACCAAGCCAGTCGTGCTCGAGGGGTTCGTGCTCGACGGGTTCCCCCGCACGCTGGACCAGGCTCTGGCCGCCTACGCCTGGGCGACGGAGCACGGGCTCACCTTCTCGGCCGTCGTCCATCTGGCCGTTCCCGACGCCGAGCTGGAGCGGCGCGTGCTCGAGCGAGGCCGGCGCACCGGTCGCAGCGACGACACGATCGACACCGTCCGTCACCGTCTGGCCCAGTACCGAACGACCACCGAACCGCTGCTCGAGTTCTACCGCGAGCGCCAGATCCTGGTCGACGTGGACGGCAACGGACCGATCCCCGAGGTGGCCCAGCGGATCCGCACCGCGCTGGAGGCGCGGGGCCTGGCGCCGGCGAAGAACAGCTGA
- a CDS encoding alpha/beta hydrolase, producing the protein MPLDPQIKALLEQMAAMGSVDFREVTPEGLRQTMKMIAAADGLPEAVDSVDDVNASGPAGAIPVRVYRPAGAGTAQLPILVWYHGGGWVIGDLDTAETTCRKLANRSGALVVSVDYRLAPEHPAPAPAEDCWAALCWVAGVAPELGGDASRLAVGGDSAGGNLSALLAVRARDNGGPAIRYQLLVYPATDLTMSYPSHAENGEGYLLTNESTAWFLGHYLGPDGDPKHPSVSPHHIDDLSGVAPAFIITAEFDPLRDEGEAYAARLRDSGVAVELRRYDSMIHGFFQMGAVTPVADSAVSDAASRVRAAFS; encoded by the coding sequence ATGCCGCTGGACCCCCAGATCAAGGCCCTGCTCGAGCAGATGGCCGCCATGGGGAGCGTCGACTTCCGCGAGGTGACGCCCGAGGGACTACGACAGACGATGAAGATGATCGCCGCGGCCGACGGTCTCCCGGAAGCCGTCGACTCGGTGGACGACGTCAACGCCAGTGGGCCCGCGGGGGCCATCCCCGTGCGCGTGTACCGACCCGCCGGCGCGGGCACGGCCCAGCTGCCGATCCTCGTCTGGTACCACGGGGGCGGGTGGGTGATCGGCGACCTCGACACCGCCGAAACGACCTGCCGCAAGCTGGCCAACCGCTCGGGCGCGCTGGTGGTGTCGGTCGACTATCGCCTGGCGCCCGAGCATCCGGCGCCAGCGCCCGCCGAGGACTGTTGGGCTGCCCTGTGCTGGGTGGCAGGCGTCGCCCCCGAGCTCGGTGGCGACGCCTCCCGACTGGCCGTGGGGGGCGACAGCGCGGGCGGGAACCTGTCCGCGCTCCTCGCCGTGCGGGCCCGTGACAACGGTGGCCCGGCGATCAGATACCAGCTGCTCGTCTATCCGGCCACCGATCTCACCATGTCGTACCCCTCGCACGCCGAGAACGGCGAGGGCTATCTACTGACCAACGAGTCGACCGCCTGGTTCCTCGGCCACTATCTCGGCCCCGACGGCGACCCCAAGCACCCGTCGGTCTCACCCCACCACATCGACGATCTGAGTGGAGTCGCCCCCGCCTTCATCATCACCGCCGAGTTCGACCCGCTTCGCGACGAGGGCGAGGCCTACGCCGCTCGCCTGCGTGACAGCGGCGTGGCCGTCGAGCTGCGCCGCTACGACAGTATGATCCACGGCTTCTTCCAGATGGGGGCGGTCACGCCCGTGGCCGACTCCGCCGTGAGCGACGCCGCCTCCCGGGTGCGCGCCGCCTTCTCCTGA
- a CDS encoding nitroreductase family deazaflavin-dependent oxidoreductase, whose protein sequence is MKPKNAVRFDRSLGPLFYKVHRWMYEATDGRIGAKSSQGPILLLSTVGRRSGQPRTTPLLYLRDGDDFVVVGSNGGRPEPPAWFLNLQADPKVTVRDGRRTLSVVAETVSAEERGELWSRLHEFYPGWSHYQTLTARPLPVIRLRPHSTPAREAGPTT, encoded by the coding sequence GTGAAACCTAAGAACGCGGTTCGGTTCGATCGATCGCTGGGCCCTCTCTTCTACAAGGTCCATCGTTGGATGTATGAGGCCACCGACGGGCGGATCGGAGCCAAGTCCTCGCAGGGACCGATCCTGCTGCTCTCCACGGTCGGCCGTCGCAGCGGCCAGCCTCGGACCACACCGCTGCTGTACCTGCGGGACGGCGACGACTTCGTGGTCGTGGGCTCGAACGGCGGCCGCCCCGAGCCTCCGGCGTGGTTCCTCAACCTGCAGGCCGATCCCAAGGTGACGGTGCGAGACGGCCGACGGACGCTCAGCGTCGTGGCCGAGACGGTCAGCGCCGAGGAGCGGGGCGAGCTGTGGTCCCGCCTGCACGAGTTCTATCCCGGGTGGTCGCACTACCAGACCCTGACCGCCCGGCCTCTGCCCGTGATCAGGCTCCGCCCCCACTCCACGCCGGCTCGGGAGGCCGGCCCGACGACCTAG
- a CDS encoding amidohydrolase family protein — translation MANLVLRGAKLADGTGADPVAEGVVVVEGERIAQVGGRAPSGPELDLGGMTVVPGLIDAHAHLTLVDVADLSGLRVPVAVTAARIFHVCDVALDAGFTTVRDAGGADGGLATATAAGLVRGPRILPSGPILCQSGGHGDLRDPFDHHGRDDGLPGLVQLSMRIDGADGARRAAREAFRRGATQLKVAVSGGVVSETDRIEDTQLTVDELRAVVAEADARDTYVLAHAHNVGGIRNGLAAGVRSFEHASLLDEDTANEIAVAGAYVVPTLAVLHVMPREWEDWGLSEAMLSRLEGLEEAMGRSVKLAAAAGVPLGSGSDLLGPEQRHRGLELTLKSRLLGPMAALVSATRTNGELLQREDDIGTVTDGKLADLVVFDGDPLQDPELFDQPERVVLVIQGGKVVKDLRA, via the coding sequence ATGGCGAACCTGGTCCTGCGGGGCGCCAAACTAGCCGACGGCACCGGCGCCGACCCCGTCGCGGAGGGCGTCGTGGTGGTCGAGGGCGAGCGGATCGCCCAGGTCGGTGGGAGGGCTCCCTCCGGCCCGGAGCTGGATCTCGGCGGCATGACGGTCGTTCCCGGCCTGATCGACGCCCACGCCCACCTGACCCTCGTCGACGTGGCCGACTTGAGCGGACTCCGTGTCCCTGTGGCGGTGACGGCGGCCCGGATCTTCCATGTCTGTGACGTGGCGCTGGACGCGGGCTTCACGACCGTGCGGGACGCGGGCGGCGCCGACGGCGGACTGGCCACGGCGACGGCAGCCGGTCTGGTGAGGGGCCCTCGGATCCTCCCGTCGGGCCCCATCCTGTGCCAGTCGGGCGGCCACGGCGACCTCCGTGATCCGTTCGATCACCACGGGCGCGACGACGGCCTGCCCGGCCTCGTCCAGCTCTCTATGAGGATCGACGGCGCGGACGGCGCCCGGCGGGCGGCGCGCGAAGCGTTCCGTCGGGGCGCCACGCAGCTGAAGGTGGCGGTATCGGGAGGCGTGGTGTCCGAGACCGACCGCATCGAGGACACCCAGCTCACGGTCGACGAGCTGCGGGCGGTGGTCGCCGAGGCCGACGCCCGGGACACCTACGTGCTGGCGCACGCCCACAACGTCGGGGGGATCCGCAACGGGCTGGCGGCGGGCGTTCGCAGCTTCGAGCATGCCAGCCTGCTCGACGAGGACACAGCCAACGAGATCGCCGTCGCCGGTGCGTACGTAGTGCCCACGCTCGCCGTGCTCCACGTCATGCCGAGAGAGTGGGAGGACTGGGGTCTGTCCGAGGCCATGCTGTCGCGGCTCGAGGGACTGGAGGAAGCCATGGGCCGGTCGGTGAAGCTCGCTGCCGCTGCCGGCGTACCGCTCGGATCGGGGTCCGATCTGCTCGGGCCCGAGCAACGGCATCGAGGCCTCGAGCTGACTCTCAAGTCGCGGCTTCTCGGGCCGATGGCAGCACTGGTATCGGCCACCCGCACCAACGGCGAGCTGCTCCAGCGCGAGGACGACATCGGCACCGTCACCGACGGCAAGCTCGCCGACCTCGTCGTCTTCGACGGCGATCCCCTGCAGGACCCGGAGCTGTTCGATCAGCCCGAACGCGTCGTCCTCGTCATCCAGGGCGGGAAGGTGGTCAAGGACCTGCGGGCCTGA
- a CDS encoding ABC transporter ATP-binding protein, giving the protein MRSFRRDSSVKHQQLAPGTARRILRFAAPYKRMLAVFLVLIVIDAVIGVANPLIYRDIINKGILGHRSGLIVALALLVAGLAIADAVLSLGQRYFSARVGEGLIFDMRSKVFAHIQRMPLAFFTRTQTGALITRLNNDVLGAQQAFTDTLSNVVSNLISVTLVIITMLFLSWQITLVALAMLPVFVVPARWVGRRLQTITRESYGLNAEMNTTMTERFNVAGALLVKLFGHPKAETGVFDSRAGRVRDIGITSAMYSRIFFAALMLTASLATALVYGWGGLLAVNGALNVGTVVALTAYLNRLYGPLTQLSNVNVDVMTALVSFERVFEVLDLPPMIKDKPDAVTVPRGPATVELDHVDFSYPTAEEVSLASLESVATLERTASKQVLFDVGFTVEPGQLVALVGPSGAGKTTISHLVPRLYDVRRGSVRINGIDVRDATLDSIRQTVGVVTQDAHLFHETIRSNLRYAKPDATDDELTESLRAAQILAFVQGLPDGLDTVVGDRGYRLSGGEKQRLAIARLLLKAPDVVVLDEATAHLDSESEVAVQRALKTALAGRTSIVIAHRLSTVREADLILVVSDGRVVERGRHSELLARGGQYAELYRTQFERQAETAGPGGQPEGGSDRGGRPGDQDVPALTAGDG; this is encoded by the coding sequence ATGCGCTCGTTCCGACGCGACAGCTCGGTCAAGCACCAGCAGCTGGCTCCAGGTACTGCTCGGCGGATCCTGCGGTTCGCGGCGCCCTACAAGCGGATGCTGGCCGTCTTCCTGGTCCTGATCGTCATCGACGCCGTGATCGGAGTAGCCAACCCGCTCATCTACCGCGACATCATCAACAAGGGGATCCTCGGCCACCGGTCCGGGCTGATCGTGGCCCTCGCCCTTCTCGTCGCCGGTCTCGCCATCGCCGACGCCGTGCTCTCGCTCGGGCAGCGCTACTTCTCGGCCCGGGTGGGCGAGGGGCTGATCTTCGACATGCGGTCCAAGGTGTTCGCCCATATACAGCGGATGCCGCTTGCGTTCTTCACCCGCACCCAGACGGGTGCGCTCATCACCCGCCTCAACAACGACGTCCTCGGGGCCCAGCAGGCGTTCACTGACACACTCTCGAACGTGGTGAGCAACCTCATCAGCGTGACGCTCGTCATCATCACCATGCTGTTCCTGTCATGGCAGATCACGCTCGTCGCGCTAGCCATGCTTCCGGTGTTCGTGGTGCCGGCGCGATGGGTCGGCCGGCGGCTCCAGACCATCACCCGTGAGAGCTACGGCCTCAACGCCGAGATGAACACCACCATGACCGAGCGCTTCAACGTGGCCGGCGCGCTCCTGGTCAAGCTGTTCGGCCACCCCAAGGCCGAGACAGGAGTGTTCGACAGTCGGGCCGGTCGGGTGCGCGACATCGGCATCACTTCGGCCATGTACAGCCGCATCTTCTTCGCCGCTCTCATGCTGACGGCGTCGCTGGCGACCGCCCTCGTCTACGGCTGGGGCGGCCTGCTGGCTGTCAACGGAGCCCTCAATGTCGGGACCGTGGTCGCGCTCACGGCCTACCTCAACCGGCTGTACGGGCCCCTCACTCAGCTGTCGAACGTCAACGTCGACGTGATGACGGCCCTGGTGTCGTTCGAGCGGGTCTTCGAGGTCCTCGACCTCCCCCCCATGATCAAGGACAAGCCCGACGCCGTCACCGTTCCGCGAGGGCCCGCGACGGTCGAGCTGGACCACGTCGACTTCAGCTACCCGACGGCCGAAGAGGTGTCGCTTGCCTCGCTGGAGTCCGTGGCGACGCTCGAGCGGACCGCATCGAAGCAGGTCCTCTTCGACGTCGGCTTCACCGTCGAACCGGGACAATTGGTCGCGCTCGTGGGGCCGTCCGGCGCGGGCAAGACGACAATCAGCCATCTCGTACCCCGGCTGTACGACGTCCGGCGCGGCTCGGTACGGATCAACGGGATCGACGTGCGCGACGCCACGCTCGATTCCATCCGCCAGACGGTTGGCGTCGTCACCCAGGACGCCCACCTGTTCCACGAGACGATCCGGTCCAACCTGCGCTACGCCAAACCCGACGCCACCGACGACGAGCTCACCGAGTCGCTGCGGGCGGCCCAGATCTTGGCGTTCGTCCAGGGACTTCCCGATGGCCTCGACACCGTCGTCGGCGACCGCGGGTACCGCCTGTCGGGCGGGGAGAAGCAGCGACTGGCCATCGCCCGACTGCTGCTCAAGGCCCCGGACGTCGTCGTGCTCGACGAAGCCACCGCCCACCTCGACTCCGAGTCCGAGGTGGCCGTGCAACGGGCCCTCAAGACGGCGCTCGCCGGACGAACCTCTATCGTCATCGCGCACAGACTGTCCACGGTGCGGGAGGCGGACCTCATCCTCGTGGTCTCCGACGGGCGCGTCGTCGAGCGGGGGCGCCACTCCGAGCTGCTCGCCCGTGGGGGCCAGTACGCCGAGCTCTACCGCACGCAGTTCGAGCGGCAGGCCGAGACCGCCGGCCCGGGAGGCCAGCCCGAGGGTGGCTCCGACCGGGGGGGCCGGCCCGGCGACCAGGACGTGCCGGCACTGACCGCCGGCGACGGCTGA